A segment of the Neisseria chenwenguii genome:
CGGCTACCTTGTTACGACTTCACCCCAGTCATGAAGCATACCGTGGTAAACGACCTCCTTGCGGTTAGTCTATCTACTTCTGGTATCCCCCACTCCCATGGTGTGACGGGCGGTGTGTACAAGACCCGGGAACGTATTCACCGCAGTATGCTGACCTGCGATTACTAGCGATTCCGACTTCATGCACTCGAGTTGCAGAGTGCAATCCGGACTACGATCGGTTTTGTGAGATTGGCTCCACCTCGCGGCTTGGCTACCCTCTGTACCGACCATTGTATGACGTGTGAAGCCCTGGTCATAAGGGCCATGAGGACTTGACGTCATCCCCACCTTCCTCCGGCTTGTCACCGGCAGTCTCATTAGAGTGCCCAACTTAATGATGGCAACTAATGACAAGGGTTGCGCTCGTTGCGGGACTTAACCCAACATCTCACGACACGAGCTGACGACAGCCATGCAGCACCTGTGTTACGGCTCCCGAAGGCACTCCTCCGTCTCCGAAGGATTCCGTACATGTCAAGACCAGGTAAGGTTCTTCGCGTTGCATCGAATTAATCCACATCATCCACCGCTTGTGCGGGTCCCCGTCAATTCCTTTGAGTTTTAATCTTGCGACCGTACTCCCCAGGCGGTCAATTTCACGCGTTAGCTACGCTACTAAGGCATCAAGTGCCCCAACAGCTAATTGACATCGTTTAGGGCGTGGACTACCAGGGTATCTAATCCTGTTTGCTACCCACGCTTTCGGGCATGAACGTCAGTGTCATCCCAGGGGGCTGCCTTCGCCATCGGTATTCCTCCACATCTCTACGCATTTCACTGCTACACGTGGAATTCTACCCCCCTCTGACACACTCTAGTCCGCCAGTTCAAAACGCAGTTCCCAGGTTGAGCCCGGGGATTTCACATCTTGCTTAACGAACCGTCTGCGCCCGCTTTACGCCCAGTAATTCCGATTAACGCTCGCACCCTACGTATTACCGCGGCTGCTGGCACGTAGTTAGCCGGTGCTTATTCTTCAGGTACCGTCATATGCCCGGGGTATTAGCCCAAACCCTTTCTTCCCTGACAAAAGTCCTTTACAACCCGAAGGCCTTCTTCAGACACGCGGCATGGCTGGATCAGGCTTGCGCCCATTGTCCAAAATTCCCCACTGCTGCCTCCCGTAGGAGTCTGGGCCGTGTCTCAGTCCCAGTGTGGCGGATCATCCTCTCAGACCCGCTACTGATCGTCGCCTTGGTAGGCCTTTACCCCACCAACCAGCTAATCAGACATCGGCCGCTCGAATAGCGCGAGGTCTTGCGATCCCCCGCTTTCCTTCTCAAAGCGTATGCGGTATTAGCCATCCTTTCGGACAGTTATCCCCCACTACTCGGTACGTTCCGATGCATTACTCACCCGTTCGCCACTCGCCGGCAGAAGTGCAAGCACTCCCCCGCTGCCGTCCGACTTGCATGTGTAAAGCATGCCGCCAGCGTTCAATCTGAGCCAGGATCAAACTCTTATGTTCAATCTCTAACTTTTTAACTTCTGGTCTGCTTCAAAGAAACCGACAAGATTTTTTTCTTGCCTGTCTTTCAAACAGTGTGGGGCCCAAGCACCCACACTTATCGGTAATCTGTACTGTTAAAGAACGCTTCCGGACCAAACTCCGGCCCGAAAAAACCGCTGCAAAAGCAGCGAAGAACCGAACTATACACACCCCCACCACTCAGCGTCAACCATAATTTCAAAATTATTTTACAAAAACTAGGAAACTTATGTTTTAAAAGAAATTTAAATTTCCATTTTTTAAAATTTCTTAGAATAAGCAGCCAAACCGGATTTCCCAGTTAATCTCCACGATAAAAAATCCGTGCTATGATTTGGCCGTTTTTCAGCAATTTCCAACGTACTATATATTAAATGAACAACAAACACATCCTATTAGGCATAAGCGGCGGCATTGCAGCGTATAAATCCTGCGAACTCGTCCGCCTACTGAAAAAGCAGGGGCACAACGTTACCGTTGCCATGAGCCGTTCGGCGGCTGAATTTGTAGCTCCGCTGACGTTTCAGGCTTTGAGCGGCAATCCCGTTTTGACCGATACGCATCACAACGAATCAGGTGGCAACGGCATGGCACACATCAACCTGACGCGCGAAGCCGATATTTTTCTGATTGCGCCTGCCACCGCCAATACCATTGCCAAAACCGCCAACGGCATTGCCGACAATCTGCTGACCAATCTTGCCGTCGCGCGCAAATGTCCGATGGCGGTTGCGCCTGCGATGAATGTAGAAATGTGGCACAACCCCGCAAACCAACGAAATATCAAACAACTGATTTCAGACGGCATTACCGTTTTCCAACCCGCTTCAGGCGAACAAGCCTGCGGTGAAACCGGCGTCGGGCGGATGCTTGAGGCTGCCGAACTCGCCGACTTGCTGCCCGACTTATGGACGGAAAAACGCCTGCAAAACAAAAAGATTCTGATTACCGCAGGCGCGACTTTCGAAGCCATCGACCCCGTGCGCGGGATCACCAATATTTCCAGCGGACAAATGGGCATGGCCCTCGCCCGCGCCTGTCGTGCCGCCGGTGCGGAAGTGACACTGATTTACGGACAACTGCAAACCGCCCTACCCGCCGCGCTTTACCATGCCGAACAGGCCATCAGCGCCGATACCATGTATCAGGCGGTACACAAGCATATCGGCGGGCAAGACGCATTCATTTCCGTAGCCGCCGTCGCCGACTATAAAGTCAAAAACAGCAGCAGCCAAAAGCTGAAAAAAGACGGTTCGGGCACGCCACCCGTTATCGAGCTTGCGGAAAACCCCGACATTCTCGCTTCCGTCGCCGCCCTGCCGAATCCGCCTTTCTGCGTCGGTTTTGCCGCAGAAAGCGAAAACGTCTTGGAATACGCCCGCGCCAAGCGCCTGCGCAAAAACATTCCGATGCTGGTGGCGAACCAAGTTTCTCAAACGATGGGAAAAGCGACCAACCAAATTACCCTTATTGATGATGCACAGGAAACTTCATTTCCCGAAAGCAGCAAACAGCAGGCCGCGGAAGAAATTGTCAAACGCTTGGCCGAACTGCTTTAAACTTTTTAATTTCAGCAAATCAACGCATCAAAAAAACCGGATTTATCCTTACCCTAAATCCGACTGTTTTGTTGAATGTCATCCAAATCGTTATCAATCACCCGTAAATATCCTCCCCGAGCATCTATAAGGCCGTCTGAAAATTAATTCAGACGGCCTTTTTTTCATTTAAACAAAACCCTACTTCGGCAACAGATAAATCCTCACCAAATCCCCCTCGTTTACCGTTTCCCCCGCGGGCACTTCGCACAGGGCTTCGGCTTCGCAGCAGGTGGCAAGCATGGCGCTGCCTTGATTGGGGAGCAGGCGGGCGGTGGTTTTGTGGTCGTTTGTCAAGACGACGCGCAGGAATTCGCGGCGTTTGATGGCTTTTTTGGTGGTAAACGCGGCGGTGGTACGGATTTCTTGCAAACCGTCGCCGTTGCCGCCGGCCATTTTGTTTAAGGCGGGCAACAGCAGCATATGGGCAGTCACGAAAGCAGCGACTGGGTTACCGGGCAGGATGAAGATGTCGGCGCGGCCGATGCGCCCCCAGGCGAAAGGTTTGCCGGGTTTGATGGCGACGGAGTGGGAAGTCAGTTCGCCCGCGCGTTCGACGGTTTGTTTGAGGTAATCGGCTTCGCCGACGGAAGCGCCGCCGCTGGTAATGACGGCGTCGAAATTTTCGGCGGCATTTTTCAGCGCGGCTTCGGTTTTGGCGGGGTCGTCGGGAATGATGCCGCCGTCGCAGACTTCTGCGCCCAGCGATTGCAACCAGGCAATGAGCTGGTAGCGGTTGGCGTCGTAGATTTGGCCGTCTGAAAGTGCTCTACCCGGTTCGGCCAGCTCGTTTCCAGTGGAAAACACCAATACTTTTAATGACTTATAAACTTCCACTTCGGCGTAACCCTGTGAGGCAGCCAAGCCTGAGGCGGCGGTGTTGAGTCTGCTGCCTTGCGCGAGCAGGGTTTGGCCGACTTGGATTTCTTCGGCTTTCAGGCGCATGTTTTGGCCGGCTTTGATGTCGGCGGTTACACGCAAAAGATTGCCGTCGGTTTCGGTTTGCTCCTGCATGACGACGGCGGTGGTATTGGGCGGCAGCGGCGCGCCGGTAAAGATGCGCACGGCTTCGCCCGCGGCAAGCGGGGTTTCGGCGGTATCGCCGGCCTGAATGCGGCTGACGATGGTAAAT
Coding sequences within it:
- the coaBC gene encoding bifunctional phosphopantothenoylcysteine decarboxylase/phosphopantothenate--cysteine ligase CoaBC, which produces MNNKHILLGISGGIAAYKSCELVRLLKKQGHNVTVAMSRSAAEFVAPLTFQALSGNPVLTDTHHNESGGNGMAHINLTREADIFLIAPATANTIAKTANGIADNLLTNLAVARKCPMAVAPAMNVEMWHNPANQRNIKQLISDGITVFQPASGEQACGETGVGRMLEAAELADLLPDLWTEKRLQNKKILITAGATFEAIDPVRGITNISSGQMGMALARACRAAGAEVTLIYGQLQTALPAALYHAEQAISADTMYQAVHKHIGGQDAFISVAAVADYKVKNSSSQKLKKDGSGTPPVIELAENPDILASVAALPNPPFCVGFAAESENVLEYARAKRLRKNIPMLVANQVSQTMGKATNQITLIDDAQETSFPESSKQQAAEEIVKRLAELL
- a CDS encoding molybdopterin molybdotransferase MoeA, with amino-acid sequence MIDFDTAKVQLLAGCECRLKTETLPLAKAAGRILAQTLSARYPSPMFDNSAMDGYAVCDPSDGLREFTIVSRIQAGDTAETPLAAGEAVRIFTGAPLPPNTTAVVMQEQTETDGNLLRVTADIKAGQNMRLKAEEIQVGQTLLAQGSRLNTAASGLAASQGYAEVEVYKSLKVLVFSTGNELAEPGRALSDGQIYDANRYQLIAWLQSLGAEVCDGGIIPDDPAKTEAALKNAAENFDAVITSGGASVGEADYLKQTVERAGELTSHSVAIKPGKPFAWGRIGRADIFILPGNPVAAFVTAHMLLLPALNKMAGGNGDGLQEIRTTAAFTTKKAIKRREFLRVVLTNDHKTTARLLPNQGSAMLATCCEAEALCEVPAGETVNEGDLVRIYLLPK